A genomic region of Zalophus californianus isolate mZalCal1 chromosome 11, mZalCal1.pri.v2, whole genome shotgun sequence contains the following coding sequences:
- the TRIM3 gene encoding tripartite motif-containing protein 3 isoform X1: MAKREDSPGPEVQPMDKQFLVCSICLDRYRCPKVLPCLHTFCERCLQNYIPAQSLTLSCPVCRQTSILPEQGVSALQNNFFISSLMEAMQQAPDGAHDPEDPHPLSAVAGRPLSCPNHEGKTMEFYCEACETAMCGECRAGEHREHGTVLLRDVVEQHKAALQRQLEAVRGRLPQLSAAIALVGGISQQLQERKAEALAQISAAFEDLEQALQQRKQALVSDLEAICGAKQKVLQTQLDTLRQGQEHIGSSCSFAEQALRLGSAPEVLLVRKHMRERLAALAAQAFPERPHENAQLELVLEVDGLRRSVLNLGALLTTSATAHETVATGEGLRQALVGQPASLTVTTKDKDGRLVRTGSAELRAEITGPDGTRLPVPVVDHKNGTYELVYTARTEGELLLSVLLYGQPVRGSPFRVRALRPGDLPPSPDDVKRRVKSPGGPGSHVRQKAVRRPSSMYSTGGKRKDNPIEDELVFRVGSRGREKGEFTNLQGVSAASSGRIVVADSNNQCIQVFSNEGQFKFRFGVRGRSPGQLQRPTGVAVDTNGDIIVADYDNRWVSIFSPEGKFKTKIGAGRLMGPKGVAVDRNGHIIVVDNKSCCVFTFQPNGKLVGRFGGRGATDRHFAGPHFVAVNNKNEIVVTDFHNHSVKVYSADGEFLFKFGSHGEGNGQFNAPTGVAVDSNGNIIVADWGNSRIQVFDSSGSFLSYINTSAEPLYGPQGLALTSDGHVVVADAGNHCFKAYRYLQ, translated from the exons ATGCCTCCAGAACTACATCCCTGCCCAGAGCCTGACGCTGTCATGTCCGGTGTGTCGGCAGACGTCCATTCTCCCTGAGCAGGGCGTCTCAGCACTGCAGAACAACTTCTTCATCAGCAGCCTCATGGAGGCGATGCAGCAGGCACCGGATGGGGCCCACGACCCCGaggacccccaccccctcagcGCAGTGGCTGGccgccccctctcctgccccaaccATGAAGGCAAG ACGATGGAGTTCTACTGTGAGGCCTGCGAGACGGCCATGTGCGGCGAGTGCCGCGCGGGGGAGCACCGGGAGCACGGCACCGTGCTGCTGCGGGACGTGGTGGAGCAGCACAAGGCGGCCCTGCAGCGCCAGCTCGAGGCGGTGCGCGGCCG cctgccACAGCTGTCCGCAGCTATCGCCTTAGTGGGCGGCATCAGCCAGCAGCTGCAGGAGCGCAAAGCCGAGGCCCTGGCCCAGATCAGCGCGGCCTTCGAGGACCTGGAGCAAGCGCTGCAGCAGCGCAAGCAGGCTCTGGTCAGCGACCTGGAGGCCATTTGTGGGGCCAAGCAGAAG gTGTTGCAGACCCAGTTAGACACACTGCGCCAGGGTCAGGAACACATCGGCAGCAGCTGCAGCTTCGCGGAGCAGGCGCTGCGCCTGGGCTCGGCCCCGGAGGTGTTGCTAGTGCGCAAGCACATGCGAGAGCGGCTGGCTGCGTTGGCGGCTCAGGCCTTCCCGGAGCGGCCACACGAGAACGCGCAGCTGGAACTGGTCCTCGAGGTCGACGGGCTGCGGCGATCGGTGCTCAATCTCGGCGCGCTGCTCACCACGAGCGCCACCGCACATGAGACCGTGGCTACAGGCGAGGGCCTGCGCCAGGCGCTTGTGGGCCAGCCCGCCTCGCTCACAGTCACTACCAAAGACAAGGATGGGAGGCTGGTGCGCACGGGCAGCGCCGAGCTGCGCGCCGAGATCACCGGCCCCGACGGCACGCGCCTTCCTGTGCCGGTGGTGGACCACAAGAACGGCACGTACGAGCTAGTGTACACGGCGCGCACGGAAGGCGAGCTGCTCCTCTCAGTGCTGCTCTACGGACAGCCGGTGCGCGGCAGCCCCTTCCGCGTGCGTGCCCTGCGTCCTGGGGACCTGCCACCTTCCCCAGATGACGTCAAGCGCCGTGTCAAGTCCCCCGGCGGCCCGGGCAGCCACGTGCGCCAGAAGGCAGTGCGTAGGCCCAGCTCCATGTACAGCACAGGCGGCAAACGGAAGGACAACCCCATCGAGGATGAGCTTGTCTTCCGCGTCG GCAGCCGAGGAAGGGAAAAGGGCGAATTCACCAATTTACAGGGAGTGTCGGCAGCTAGCAGTGGCCGCATAGTGGTAGCAGACAGTAACAACCAATGTATCCAG GTTTTCTCCAACGAAGGCCAGTTCAAATTCCGCTTTGGGGTCCGAGGGCGCTCCCCTGGGCAGCTGCAGCGCCCCACAGGTGTGGCAGTGGACACCAATGGAGACATTATTGTGGCAGACTATGACAACCGTTGGGTCAGCATCTTCTCCCCTGAGGGCAAATTCAAG ACCAAGATTGGAGCTGGCCGTCTCATGGGCCCCAAAGGAGTGGCCGTAGACCGGAACGGACATATCATTGTGGTCGACAACAAGTCTTGCTGCGTCTTTACCTTCCAGCCCAATGGCAAGCTGGTTGGCCGTTTTGGGGGCCGTGGGGCCACTGATCGCCACTTTGCAG GGCCCCATTTTGTGGCTGTGAACAACAAGAATGAGATTGTAGTGACGGATTTCCATAACCATTCAGTGAAG GTGTACAGTGCCGACGGCGAGTTCCTCTTCAAGTTTGGCTCCCACGGCGAGGGCAATGGGCAGTTCAACGCTCCCACAGGAGTAGCGGTGGACTCCAACGGAAACATCATCGTGGCTGACTGGGGCAACAGCCGCATCCAG GTATTCGACAGCTCTGGCTCCTTCCTGTCCTACATCAACACGTCTGCAGAGCCACTGTATGGCCCACAGGGCCTGGCACTGACCTCAGATGGACACGTGGTGGTGGCTGATGCTGGCAACCACTGCTTTAAAGCTTATCGCTACCTCCAGTAG
- the TRIM3 gene encoding tripartite motif-containing protein 3 isoform X2 produces the protein MGPTTPRTPTPSAQWLAAPSPAPTMKTMEFYCEACETAMCGECRAGEHREHGTVLLRDVVEQHKAALQRQLEAVRGRLPQLSAAIALVGGISQQLQERKAEALAQISAAFEDLEQALQQRKQALVSDLEAICGAKQKVLQTQLDTLRQGQEHIGSSCSFAEQALRLGSAPEVLLVRKHMRERLAALAAQAFPERPHENAQLELVLEVDGLRRSVLNLGALLTTSATAHETVATGEGLRQALVGQPASLTVTTKDKDGRLVRTGSAELRAEITGPDGTRLPVPVVDHKNGTYELVYTARTEGELLLSVLLYGQPVRGSPFRVRALRPGDLPPSPDDVKRRVKSPGGPGSHVRQKAVRRPSSMYSTGGKRKDNPIEDELVFRVGSRGREKGEFTNLQGVSAASSGRIVVADSNNQCIQVFSNEGQFKFRFGVRGRSPGQLQRPTGVAVDTNGDIIVADYDNRWVSIFSPEGKFKTKIGAGRLMGPKGVAVDRNGHIIVVDNKSCCVFTFQPNGKLVGRFGGRGATDRHFAGPHFVAVNNKNEIVVTDFHNHSVKVYSADGEFLFKFGSHGEGNGQFNAPTGVAVDSNGNIIVADWGNSRIQVFDSSGSFLSYINTSAEPLYGPQGLALTSDGHVVVADAGNHCFKAYRYLQ, from the exons ATGGGGCCCACGACCCCGaggacccccaccccctcagcGCAGTGGCTGGccgccccctctcctgccccaaccATGAAG ACGATGGAGTTCTACTGTGAGGCCTGCGAGACGGCCATGTGCGGCGAGTGCCGCGCGGGGGAGCACCGGGAGCACGGCACCGTGCTGCTGCGGGACGTGGTGGAGCAGCACAAGGCGGCCCTGCAGCGCCAGCTCGAGGCGGTGCGCGGCCG cctgccACAGCTGTCCGCAGCTATCGCCTTAGTGGGCGGCATCAGCCAGCAGCTGCAGGAGCGCAAAGCCGAGGCCCTGGCCCAGATCAGCGCGGCCTTCGAGGACCTGGAGCAAGCGCTGCAGCAGCGCAAGCAGGCTCTGGTCAGCGACCTGGAGGCCATTTGTGGGGCCAAGCAGAAG gTGTTGCAGACCCAGTTAGACACACTGCGCCAGGGTCAGGAACACATCGGCAGCAGCTGCAGCTTCGCGGAGCAGGCGCTGCGCCTGGGCTCGGCCCCGGAGGTGTTGCTAGTGCGCAAGCACATGCGAGAGCGGCTGGCTGCGTTGGCGGCTCAGGCCTTCCCGGAGCGGCCACACGAGAACGCGCAGCTGGAACTGGTCCTCGAGGTCGACGGGCTGCGGCGATCGGTGCTCAATCTCGGCGCGCTGCTCACCACGAGCGCCACCGCACATGAGACCGTGGCTACAGGCGAGGGCCTGCGCCAGGCGCTTGTGGGCCAGCCCGCCTCGCTCACAGTCACTACCAAAGACAAGGATGGGAGGCTGGTGCGCACGGGCAGCGCCGAGCTGCGCGCCGAGATCACCGGCCCCGACGGCACGCGCCTTCCTGTGCCGGTGGTGGACCACAAGAACGGCACGTACGAGCTAGTGTACACGGCGCGCACGGAAGGCGAGCTGCTCCTCTCAGTGCTGCTCTACGGACAGCCGGTGCGCGGCAGCCCCTTCCGCGTGCGTGCCCTGCGTCCTGGGGACCTGCCACCTTCCCCAGATGACGTCAAGCGCCGTGTCAAGTCCCCCGGCGGCCCGGGCAGCCACGTGCGCCAGAAGGCAGTGCGTAGGCCCAGCTCCATGTACAGCACAGGCGGCAAACGGAAGGACAACCCCATCGAGGATGAGCTTGTCTTCCGCGTCG GCAGCCGAGGAAGGGAAAAGGGCGAATTCACCAATTTACAGGGAGTGTCGGCAGCTAGCAGTGGCCGCATAGTGGTAGCAGACAGTAACAACCAATGTATCCAG GTTTTCTCCAACGAAGGCCAGTTCAAATTCCGCTTTGGGGTCCGAGGGCGCTCCCCTGGGCAGCTGCAGCGCCCCACAGGTGTGGCAGTGGACACCAATGGAGACATTATTGTGGCAGACTATGACAACCGTTGGGTCAGCATCTTCTCCCCTGAGGGCAAATTCAAG ACCAAGATTGGAGCTGGCCGTCTCATGGGCCCCAAAGGAGTGGCCGTAGACCGGAACGGACATATCATTGTGGTCGACAACAAGTCTTGCTGCGTCTTTACCTTCCAGCCCAATGGCAAGCTGGTTGGCCGTTTTGGGGGCCGTGGGGCCACTGATCGCCACTTTGCAG GGCCCCATTTTGTGGCTGTGAACAACAAGAATGAGATTGTAGTGACGGATTTCCATAACCATTCAGTGAAG GTGTACAGTGCCGACGGCGAGTTCCTCTTCAAGTTTGGCTCCCACGGCGAGGGCAATGGGCAGTTCAACGCTCCCACAGGAGTAGCGGTGGACTCCAACGGAAACATCATCGTGGCTGACTGGGGCAACAGCCGCATCCAG GTATTCGACAGCTCTGGCTCCTTCCTGTCCTACATCAACACGTCTGCAGAGCCACTGTATGGCCCACAGGGCCTGGCACTGACCTCAGATGGACACGTGGTGGTGGCTGATGCTGGCAACCACTGCTTTAAAGCTTATCGCTACCTCCAGTAG